AGGTCTGGGCGTCGGATACGCGCTTCTCGCCGTCGTCACGCCACTCTCCCGACATGGGCGATGCCCACAAGTTGCCTCGAACCGGCAACATGATGGTGGTCTGGGCCCACTGCGTCGCGGCCGCGCCGGGACAGGTCTACAGCAACAAGGACTTGAGCGGCGCCTTCTTCAACGAATTCCACATGCCCTCCCTGCTGCGGGAGTACGCCCGAAACGGCTCGTCGGAGGTTGTATTCGAACTCGAAATGCACGATCCCGGCGAAACCATCAACTGGGGGATGTACGGCGGTCTGATGATTCCAAGCCTCTACCCGGATTAGGCATTCCCACTCAGGAAGTGGATGAGGGTTGAAAAGTCCTTCTCCCTGGTTCCCTGGCTCGAATAAGAAGTCTCGTTTCTACGCGATTTACGGAGATTTGGGCATTGCCCGCGCGTCGCGCCCGGACTAGGATGGCTCCATGACCGAGGTAATCGCATTCGACACTCACCGGTTCGTCAAGAACCTCACCGCCGGGGGCTTCACCGAGAAGCAGGCCGAAATCCTGGCGAGCGAGCACGTTCGGCTGCTTGAGGGCAATCTGGCCACCAAGGCCGACATCGAGACGGTCAAAGCTAGAATCGAGACGGTCA
The Gemmatimonadota bacterium genome window above contains:
- a CDS encoding aryl-sulfate sulfotransferase, with translation DRASGGLRWILGEPTGWGPLADRVLKPLNLARWPYHGHNPRMTPEGAIVFFDNGTWGARPPKPPVPPERNFSRGVEYRVDEQKMTVEEVWASDTRFSPSSRHSPDMGDAHKLPRTGNMMVVWAHCVAAAPGQVYSNKDLSGAFFNEFHMPSLLREYARNGSSEVVFELEMHDPGETINWGMYGGLMIPSLYPD